Genomic DNA from Comamonas resistens:
CGAACCCATGAGCGACCTGGTCAAGCGCTACACCTCCAGCGTGTTCTTCGACAAGCGCATGTGGCAGGCCGACATCCAGGGCTCTCTGGCACACGCCGAAATGCTGTCGGCCCAGAAGATCATCGGCGCCGATGACTTCGCCGCCATCCAGAAGGGCATGGCGCAGATCACGGCCGAGATCGAGGCCGGCACTTTCGAGTGGAAGCTGGATCTGGAAGACGTGCACCTGAATATCGAGGCGCGCCTGACCGCTCTGGTCGGCGATGCCGGCAAGCGCCTGCACACCGGCCGCAGCCGCAACGACCAGGTGGCGACCGACGTGCGCCTGTGGCTGCGCAGCGAGATCGACCTGATCGAAGGCCTGCTCAAGGAGCTGCAGCGCTCGCTGGTCGAAGTGGCCGAGAAGAATGTGGATGTGATCCTGCCCGGTTTCACCCACCTGCAGGTGGCCCAGCCCGTGAGCTTCGGCCACCATATGCTGGCCTATGTGGAAATGTTCAAGCGTGACGCCGAGCGCATGCTGGATGTGCGCAAGCGCGTCAATGTGCTGCCCCTGGGCTCTGCGGCCCTGGCCGGCACCACCTACCCGCTGGACCGCGAGCGCGTGGCCAGGACCCTGGGCATGGAAGGCGTGAGCCAGAACTCGCTGGACGGCGTGTCCGATCGTGACTTCGCCATCGAGTTCACCGCGGCGGCCTCGCTGTGCATGGTGCACGTGAGCCGTTTGTCGGAAGAACTGATCATCTGGATGAGCCAGAACTTCGGCTTCATCAAGATTGCCGACCGCTTCACCACCGGCTCGTCCATCATGCCCCAGAAGAAGAACCCCGACGTGCCCGAGCTGGCACGCGGCAAGACCGGCCGCGTGGTCGGCCACCTGATGGGCCTGATCACCCTGATGAAGGGCCAGCCCCTGGCCTACAACAAGGACAACCAGGAAGACAAGGAGCCGCTGTTCGATACGGTGGATACCTTGAAGGACACGCTGCGCATCTTCGCCGAGATGATCGGCGGCCAGATCAATCCTGCGACCGGCGCCAAGGAAGGCGGCATCACCGTCAACGCCGAGAACATGCGCGCTGCGGCGCTCAAAGGTTATGCCACCGCGACCGATCTGGCCGACTATCTGGTCAAGAAGGGCCTGCCCTTCCGCGATGCCCACGAAACCGTGGCGCATGCCGTGAAGCTGGCCACCATGAAGGGTGTGGACCTGACCGAGTTGCCTTTGGCCGAGCTGCAGGCCTTCAACCCCAATATCGAGGCCGATGTGTTCGAGGCCCTGAGCCTGGAAGGCTCGCTCAATGCCCGTAACACGCTGGGCGGCACGGCACCAGCCCAAGTGCGTGCGCAGCTGGCCAAGCATCAGACCCGTCTGGCTTGATCAGGCTGAACTCTGTGGCGTAGTCATCACGCCGGGAAAGCGCCCTTACGGGGCGCTTTTGTTTTGGTTAGCCTAGAAAAATTGAGGAGAAAACCCATGACGCAAAACCGTCGTCTGCTCTTGCGCGCCGCTGTTGGCGCAGCTGCAGCCAGTGCTCTGGCGCCCCTGGCCTGGGCGCAGTCCGCGCAGCCTATCAAAATCCTGGTGGGCTTTCCGCCGGGGGGCGGATCGGATGCGATTGCGCGCCTGCTGGCCGACAAGCTCAAGGACGAGCTGGGCGGCATGACCGTGCTGGTGGATAACCGCCCTGGTGCCGGGGGGCAGATCGCCGCCCAGATGCTCAAGGCAGCGCCTGCCGACGGCCATACCCTGTTTCTGACACATGACCACACCATTTCCATCCTGCCCCAGGTGGTGAGAAAGCCGGGCTTTGATCCGCGGCAGGATTTCGTTCCCGTGGCAGGCATAGCGACCTTTGTGAATGCGCTGGCCGTATCCAGCAACACGCCGGCCAAGAATCTGGCCGAGTACATGGCCTGGGTCAAGAGCGAAGCCAAGCGAGGCTCGATAGGCATTCCGGCTCCGGCATCGACGCCGGAGTTTCTGGTCAAGATTCTGGCCGAGCATTACAAGCTGGATCTGGTGGCCGCGCCATATCGCGGCAGTGCCCCATTGCTGGCCGATATGCTGGGCAACCAGATTCCGGCAGGCATCGCTTCGGTGCCGGACTTCATGGAGAACCACAAGGCCGGCAAGCTGCGCGTGATCGGTGTGCTGGGGGCCAAGCGTCAGGCTTCCATGCCCGAGGTGCCGACCTTGCTGGAGCAGGGCATCAAGGGCTTTGAAGATCCTCCGTACTACGGTATCTATGCGCCCAAG
This window encodes:
- the argH gene encoding argininosuccinate lyase, whose product is MSTSAPSHNQLDTKAEAWSALFSEPMSDLVKRYTSSVFFDKRMWQADIQGSLAHAEMLSAQKIIGADDFAAIQKGMAQITAEIEAGTFEWKLDLEDVHLNIEARLTALVGDAGKRLHTGRSRNDQVATDVRLWLRSEIDLIEGLLKELQRSLVEVAEKNVDVILPGFTHLQVAQPVSFGHHMLAYVEMFKRDAERMLDVRKRVNVLPLGSAALAGTTYPLDRERVARTLGMEGVSQNSLDGVSDRDFAIEFTAAASLCMVHVSRLSEELIIWMSQNFGFIKIADRFTTGSSIMPQKKNPDVPELARGKTGRVVGHLMGLITLMKGQPLAYNKDNQEDKEPLFDTVDTLKDTLRIFAEMIGGQINPATGAKEGGITVNAENMRAAALKGYATATDLADYLVKKGLPFRDAHETVAHAVKLATMKGVDLTELPLAELQAFNPNIEADVFEALSLEGSLNARNTLGGTAPAQVRAQLAKHQTRLA
- a CDS encoding Bug family tripartite tricarboxylate transporter substrate binding protein; amino-acid sequence: MTQNRRLLLRAAVGAAAASALAPLAWAQSAQPIKILVGFPPGGGSDAIARLLADKLKDELGGMTVLVDNRPGAGGQIAAQMLKAAPADGHTLFLTHDHTISILPQVVRKPGFDPRQDFVPVAGIATFVNALAVSSNTPAKNLAEYMAWVKSEAKRGSIGIPAPASTPEFLVKILAEHYKLDLVAAPYRGSAPLLADMLGNQIPAGIASVPDFMENHKAGKLRVIGVLGAKRQASMPEVPTLLEQGIKGFEDPPYYGIYAPKGTPQTFVERFSIAVANVLKQRDVYAQLTALGLTVGYMNPAQLAARESAYTGVWAGIIRRSGFQPQ